Proteins from one Mercenaria mercenaria strain notata unplaced genomic scaffold, MADL_Memer_1 contig_4924, whole genome shotgun sequence genomic window:
- the LOC123525553 gene encoding uncharacterized protein LOC123525553: MTDQTMEYRKKRTFSLELDDPFLLQGIRISSVQGIILAMVFAVVVASAFHTLNFIIHFRERHCLKRKTDWYHYVSTFYHMVSAFLAYVMVYCVMTYNVWLLVSILLGSGIGQRIIGPFISIYLEKRYLSVKNETNEIFTDLLPERVTPSNDNVDNGEITYPHSEHAGGDCVLKQGSMQIQLDDFLIHQPRHLDLKSDRSVNATPQIEEVDQTSEYDSLDGDIKPIQS, encoded by the exons ATGACAGATCAAACTATGGAGTACAGGAAAAAACGCACA TTTTCCCTTGAATTGGACGATCCATTTTTGTTGCAAGGCATTCGAATTTCCTCAGTACAAG GAATTATACTAGCAATGGTCTTTGCCGTTGTTGTGGCGAGTGCGTTTCATACCTTGAATTTCATCATTCATTTTAGGGAAAGGCACTGTCTGAAAAG GAAAACCGATTGGTATCATTACGTTTCCACATTTTATCATATGGTATCAGCATTCCTGGCCTATGTCATGGTGTACTGTGTTATGACGTATAACGTTTGGCTCCTGGTGTCGATTCTTCTCGGGTCTGGTATAGGACAGCGTATCATTGGACCCTTCATATCAATATATCTAGAGAAGAGGTATCTGTCAGTCAAAAATGAAACTAACGAGATTTTCACTGACTTGTTACCCGAACGTGTTACTCCAAGCAATGATAATGTTGACAATGGTGAAATCACATATCCCCATTCAGAACATGCCGGTGGAGATTGTGTTTTAAAACAAGGTTCGATGCAAATTCAGTTGGATGACTTTCTTATTCATCAACCACGCCATCTAGATTTAAAAAGTGATAGAAGTGTTAACGCGACACCACAGATAGAAGAGGTCGATCAGACGTCTGAATACGACAGTCTTGATGGAGATATAAAGCCTATTCAGAGTTAG